A genomic region of Metopolophium dirhodum isolate CAU chromosome 1, ASM1992520v1, whole genome shotgun sequence contains the following coding sequences:
- the LOC132935187 gene encoding uncharacterized protein LOC132935187 — MLKCLNDDSKIQMRLNIKQHRQKLLQYLENTNDTVLKPKIKLISNDIEKSNLNHNVKRRTRSSITVKQLQPNVKVKIKEEPLSNFELKLEPLPNIEIKDPEPSPVIIKKLKEQLIEEELYYSSSSEEIGNNISVGNTENFQSHNDNDSNNSSIIEVVKYDGEEQLANDKSKKKCMYYNCNSDNSLLDINYPLTTKRKIMILKKNVRKSEDRDKHNAKERECRKLVAKKFQTLRKCCSYLNTNIRRPSKLSILLAAKKECDLLRHNGKKMEAEKIYWLKANKILKNRINELKIDGYR, encoded by the exons atgttaaagtgCCTAAACGATGATAGCAAAATACAAATGAGACTGAATATTAAACAGCATCGACAAAAACTTCTTCAGTATTTGGAGAATACTAATGATACTGTTTTAAAGcctaaaatcaaattaatttcaaatgataTTGAAAAATCTAATTTGAATCACAATGTTAAAAGGAGAACCAGATCAAGTATTACTGTGAAACAACTTCAACCAAATgtcaaagtaaaaataaaagaagagcctttgtcaaattttgaattaaaactagAACCTTTACCAAACATTGAAATAAAAGACCCTGAACCTTCACCTGTCATCATAAAAAAACTCAAAGAACAATTAATTGAAGAAGAGCTATATTATAGTTCGAGTTCTGAAGAAATTGGTAACAATATTTCTGTTGGAAATACGGAAAATTTTCAGTCACATAATGATAATGACAGCAACAATTCAAGCATTATAGAAGTAGTTAAATATGATGGAGAAGAACAACTGGCCAatgacaaaagtaaaaaaaaat gtatgtattataactgCAACAGTGATAATTCTTTATTGGATATCAACTACCCACTCACTACAAAgagaaaaataatgattttaaaaaaaaatgttagaaaatCTGAAGACAGGGATAAACACAATGCCAAAGAACGAGAATGCCGAAAACTCGTAGCCAAAAAGTTTCAAACTCTGAGAAAATGTTGTAGTTATTTGAACACCAATATACGCAGGCCATCAAAACTTAGCATACTTTTGGCTGCTAAAAAAGAATGCGATTTGTTAAGACATAATGGCAAGAAAATGGAAGCAGAAAAAATATACTGGCTCaaagcaaataaaattttgaaaaataggaTAAATGAATTGAAGATAGATGGGTATAGATAG